A genomic region of Streptomyces sp. R33 contains the following coding sequences:
- a CDS encoding nuclear transport factor 2 family protein: MTDPAVRPPVPPFTEESARAKVQAAEDAWNSRDPERVALAYTENSLWRNRDRFLSGRDEIREFLTEKWERELDYRLRKELWAYTDNRISVRFEYEWHDTAGQWWRSHGNEQWEFDRDGLMRRREASINDIPITAEDRRLTW, translated from the coding sequence ATGACCGACCCCGCCGTACGCCCGCCCGTGCCGCCCTTCACCGAGGAATCCGCCCGGGCCAAGGTCCAGGCCGCCGAGGACGCCTGGAACAGCCGCGACCCCGAACGCGTCGCCCTCGCCTACACCGAGAACTCGCTCTGGCGTAACCGTGACCGCTTCCTCAGCGGCCGCGACGAGATCCGGGAGTTCCTCACCGAGAAGTGGGAGCGCGAGCTCGACTACCGGCTCCGCAAGGAGCTCTGGGCGTACACCGACAACCGGATCTCCGTCCGGTTCGAGTACGAGTGGCACGACACCGCCGGCCAGTGGTGGCGCAGCCACGGCAACGAGCAGTGGGAGTTCGACCGCGACGGGCTGATGCGCCGCCGCGAGGCCAGCATCAACGACATCCCGATCACCGCCGAGGACCGCCGCCTCACCTGGTGA
- a CDS encoding TetR/AcrR family transcriptional regulator — protein sequence MDDEEARTRLLDAAEALFYAEGIQAVGMDRIRTESGVPLKRLYKVFPAKEALVTAYLERRDRRWTASLRGAVADSADPVEAVFDWLAQWFSEPDFRGCAFLNAYGELGTGPAGVLDVVRRHKTELRDLLAELAGPGREELADQLLILVEGATVVAALTPGPEPAHRAREAASALLLAREGGHAID from the coding sequence ATGGACGACGAAGAGGCCCGCACCCGGCTGCTGGACGCGGCGGAGGCGCTGTTCTACGCGGAGGGCATCCAGGCCGTCGGCATGGACCGCATCCGCACGGAGTCGGGGGTGCCGCTCAAGCGGCTCTACAAGGTCTTCCCAGCCAAGGAGGCCCTGGTCACGGCGTATCTCGAGCGCCGCGACCGCCGCTGGACGGCGAGCCTGCGAGGCGCGGTGGCGGATTCCGCCGATCCGGTCGAGGCCGTCTTCGACTGGCTGGCCCAGTGGTTCTCGGAGCCGGACTTCCGGGGCTGCGCCTTCCTGAACGCGTACGGCGAGCTGGGCACGGGCCCCGCCGGAGTGCTGGACGTCGTACGCCGCCACAAGACGGAGCTGCGGGATCTGCTGGCGGAGCTGGCCGGACCCGGCCGCGAGGAGCTCGCGGACCAGCTGCTGATCCTGGTCGAGGGCGCGACGGTGGTGGCGGCCCTGACCCCCGGCCCGGAGCCGGCCCACCGCGCACGCGAGGCGGCGTCGGCGCTGCTGCTCGCCCGGGAGGGTGGGCATGCGATAGATTGA